One stretch of Candidatus Zixiibacteriota bacterium DNA includes these proteins:
- a CDS encoding TonB-dependent receptor — MKEKIILLVCWVIMTLISQDAAVGANAGSLYGAVIDGATRKPLTGVSIMLIGTKSGTASDTSGHFRITGVPSGSYNVVAGMIGYESDTLLVTIEPDKTTKLEITLKPRPVSLPSVVVSGERLAERSCVSDHLIERRTVLLREGQMQDPIRVIQTLPGITSLGDLFMPSQIYVRGGGPEENLFLLDWTKVHWPWYFGGMKSVFNSEIIDRIELLTGGFPVKYGECLSSVLNVTTRDGNREHFSGDVSIGLINTQALIEGPITPKGFFLFSGRRSYLDLVMSQSEGFPLPKFYDFNFKVGYEPWQGQKVSFSGLFTDEKIDFFDPNPRPGIARRLYDLGKLNTQSLEWKNIISDKLYSLTAITREEVRYDVQIGWAEDLDIKALDLGFRQDLTWELVSRHEIKAGLELGYMKPDLTERLPFSIHYFDPVADPNDPATPLVNYRVDKPLKRYGTYLQDSWKVTERFSLTGGMRFDYLNLNHNKDLLPRLALSYGLSSSTTLRLAWGYCAQNPEMEHLSKDPTLKSKKTIHYVFGLTKKFDDTWAGWVEFYQKVYKDLVTGDSLGNYSNDGKGYARGLEMFLEKQKGKLTGWLSYSLGMAKRREFLDKVESYSDFDQRHMASIVLDWNFSRRFTLDLQFRYTSGRPYTPTIRYEPVLIGNHWEYMLVQGPTNSERYPSFHQLNLRLQYEFSMFSRNTSFYVEIWDLYNRRNVMGYDFDFSDETETHVKTRTFYYTRFLPSLGLRVNF; from the coding sequence ATGAAAGAAAAAATTATATTACTTGTTTGCTGGGTGATTATGACTTTAATTTCTCAAGATGCAGCTGTTGGAGCAAACGCAGGCTCACTTTACGGTGCAGTTATTGATGGAGCTACACGTAAGCCTCTGACAGGCGTGAGCATTATGCTAATCGGAACTAAATCAGGAACAGCTTCAGATACTTCTGGACATTTCAGGATTACAGGCGTCCCATCAGGTAGCTATAATGTTGTCGCAGGCATGATAGGATACGAATCTGATACTTTGCTGGTCACAATAGAGCCAGACAAAACCACAAAGCTGGAGATAACACTTAAACCTCGACCGGTTTCACTTCCATCAGTAGTGGTCTCCGGCGAAAGGCTCGCAGAAAGAAGCTGTGTAAGCGACCATCTGATAGAGCGAAGAACCGTTCTGCTCAGAGAAGGGCAGATGCAAGACCCGATCCGGGTGATCCAGACCTTGCCCGGAATCACTTCTCTGGGGGATCTGTTTATGCCTTCGCAGATATATGTTCGCGGTGGAGGCCCGGAGGAAAATCTGTTTCTCCTGGACTGGACCAAAGTTCACTGGCCCTGGTATTTCGGCGGAATGAAGTCGGTGTTCAATTCTGAAATAATTGACAGGATAGAGCTTTTGACCGGCGGTTTTCCGGTCAAATACGGCGAATGTCTCTCCTCTGTCCTGAACGTGACCACACGCGATGGGAACCGGGAACACTTCTCAGGTGATGTCTCGATTGGGTTGATTAATACTCAGGCATTAATAGAAGGTCCTATAACTCCAAAGGGATTTTTCCTTTTTTCGGGAAGGCGCAGCTATCTTGATCTGGTAATGAGCCAAAGCGAGGGGTTTCCTTTGCCTAAGTTCTATGACTTTAATTTCAAAGTAGGTTATGAGCCGTGGCAAGGGCAAAAAGTCTCGTTTTCCGGACTTTTCACTGATGAGAAGATCGATTTCTTTGACCCTAATCCCAGACCGGGCATTGCGCGCCGGCTTTATGACCTGGGTAAATTGAACACCCAGAGCCTGGAATGGAAGAACATAATCAGCGATAAATTGTATTCTCTGACGGCTATTACCCGGGAAGAGGTGCGTTATGACGTTCAGATAGGGTGGGCCGAGGACCTCGATATCAAGGCATTAGATTTAGGTTTCAGGCAAGACCTTACCTGGGAGCTTGTGTCCAGGCACGAGATAAAGGCCGGCCTGGAGTTAGGGTATATGAAGCCCGATCTCACAGAGAGACTGCCTTTTTCTATTCATTATTTCGACCCCGTTGCAGACCCGAATGACCCTGCCACACCGCTGGTAAATTACAGGGTGGATAAGCCTTTGAAAAGGTACGGGACCTATCTTCAGGACTCCTGGAAAGTGACTGAGAGGTTTTCATTGACCGGCGGAATGAGATTCGATTACTTGAATTTAAACCACAACAAAGACCTCTTGCCCAGGTTAGCTCTGAGCTACGGGCTGAGCAGCTCGACGACTCTACGTTTAGCCTGGGGATACTGTGCTCAGAACCCGGAAATGGAACACCTTTCTAAAGACCCAACTCTGAAGTCAAAGAAAACCATACATTATGTCTTCGGACTGACAAAAAAGTTCGATGATACCTGGGCTGGATGGGTAGAATTTTACCAGAAAGTGTATAAGGATTTAGTAACCGGTGACTCTCTCGGAAATTACTCCAATGATGGCAAAGGCTACGCCCGAGGATTGGAGATGTTTTTAGAAAAGCAAAAAGGCAAGCTTACCGGCTGGTTGAGCTATTCGCTTGGAATGGCCAAAAGAAGAGAGTTTTTGGATAAGGTCGAATCATACTCTGATTTCGATCAAAGGCATATGGCTTCAATAGTTCTAGACTGGAACTTCTCCAGACGGTTTACCTTAGACCTGCAGTTCAGGTATACGAGCGGGCGACCTTACACTCCCACCATTCGTTACGAGCCAGTCTTGATCGGAAATCACTGGGAATATATGTTGGTTCAAGGGCCCACCAACTCGGAAAGGTATCCCTCTTTTCACCAGCTCAACCTTAGACTTCAATACGAGTTTTCGATGTTCAGCCGGAACACTTCCTTTTATGTGGAAATCTGGGACTTGTACAACCGTAGAAATGTGATGGGGTATGATTTCGATTTCAGCGATGAAACCGAAACCCATGTTAAGACGAGAACTTTTTATTACACCCGTTTCTTGCCCTCTCTGGGGTTACGGGT